A genomic window from Caldicellulosiruptor kronotskyensis 2002 includes:
- the mnmE gene encoding tRNA uridine-5-carboxymethylaminomethyl(34) synthesis GTPase MnmE, with amino-acid sequence MEFDTIVAISTPIGTGGIGIVRISGKNAFDIAQKLIRSRKYKTVKDIPIRYAALVDVYDGDEFVDEAILIKFKSPHSYTGEDVVEIQSHGGMVVLKRILEAAIKNGARHAMPGEFTKRAFLNGRIDLSQAEAVIDIINSKTRLLQQNAAKQLKGMLSRRIEEISQLLLNMVASIEASIDFSEHEVDEVSKDEILFTIDAALEKIEKLIKSYETGKVIKSGIYTVIVGRPNVGKSSLLNRLLKEEKAIVTDIPGTTRDVIEEVLDIEGVPIILADTAGVRKTEDIVEKIGVKKTLESIERADLVLFMVESSGILQEDLEIFETIKNKRFIVIVNKIDKEVKVSQDDIKRIFGKEGIFISVEHDKNLELVEKAIANEVLNQNIETHDSVLITNLRHKELLLKAKEFLVSAKENIYAVPLDILSIDIKNALDSLYQITGKNVTEDMVDRIFSMFCIGK; translated from the coding sequence ATGGAGTTTGACACCATTGTTGCAATTTCAACTCCAATTGGAACCGGCGGAATAGGAATTGTAAGAATATCTGGTAAAAATGCTTTTGATATTGCACAAAAGCTCATAAGAAGTAGAAAATACAAAACTGTAAAAGACATTCCTATAAGGTATGCAGCGCTTGTTGATGTATATGACGGTGATGAGTTTGTGGATGAGGCAATTTTGATAAAGTTTAAATCTCCCCATTCGTACACAGGTGAGGATGTTGTTGAGATTCAGAGCCATGGTGGCATGGTTGTGCTAAAAAGGATTTTAGAAGCTGCAATTAAGAACGGTGCGCGTCATGCCATGCCGGGTGAGTTTACAAAACGAGCGTTTTTAAACGGCAGGATTGACCTGTCTCAAGCTGAAGCTGTGATTGATATAATAAATTCAAAGACAAGGCTTTTGCAACAAAACGCTGCAAAACAGTTAAAAGGAATGCTAAGCCGGAGAATTGAAGAGATTTCTCAGCTTCTTTTGAACATGGTTGCATCAATTGAAGCGTCAATTGACTTTTCTGAACATGAGGTTGATGAGGTGTCGAAAGATGAAATTTTGTTCACAATTGATGCTGCGCTTGAGAAGATAGAAAAACTTATTAAATCGTATGAGACAGGAAAGGTAATAAAGAGCGGGATTTATACAGTTATAGTGGGAAGACCAAATGTCGGAAAATCTTCTCTTTTAAACAGGTTATTGAAAGAGGAAAAAGCAATTGTGACAGACATACCAGGAACAACACGAGATGTGATTGAAGAAGTTTTAGACATAGAAGGTGTTCCGATAATCCTTGCCGACACTGCAGGGGTAAGAAAAACAGAGGACATTGTTGAAAAAATTGGTGTTAAAAAGACATTGGAAAGTATCGAAAGAGCCGACCTTGTACTATTCATGGTAGAATCAAGCGGTATTTTGCAGGAGGATTTGGAGATTTTTGAGACTATCAAAAACAAGAGATTTATTGTCATTGTAAACAAGATAGACAAAGAAGTAAAAGTATCGCAAGATGACATTAAAAGAATTTTTGGAAAAGAGGGTATTTTCATATCTGTTGAGCATGACAAGAACTTGGAACTTGTTGAAAAGGCAATAGCAAACGAGGTTTTAAATCAAAACATTGAAACGCACGATAGTGTACTTATAACAAACCTTCGCCACAAAGAGCTTCTTTTAAAAGCAAAGGAATTTTTAGTCTCAGCAAAAGAAAACATATATGCTGTGCCTCTTGATATTCTTTCAATTGACATTAAAAACGCACTTGATAGTCTTTATCAAATAACTGGGAAAAATGTAACAGAAGATATGGTTGACAGGATTTTTTCGATGTTTTGTATTGGAAAATAA
- a CDS encoding ParB/RepB/Spo0J family partition protein: MFSLLIRQTNKGDIEKEIYYIEDVPIEKILPNPYQPRVNFDERLIEELAVSIKTYGLLQPIIVRKKGEFYYLIAGERRLRACKHLGYSKIKAVVINVTDIESAILALIENIQRQDLDFFEEAQGYKQLSDEFGLTQVEIAKRVGKTQSAIANKIRLLQLPADIRWMIREHGLSERHARALLKLESQEDMKYILSRIVEGGLTVSQTERLISDFLSGKKIAKTSRVIKISMNDCRVVYNTIKKALKIFQKTDINYDIKENKTDAYYEIIVRINKKSPQTSS, encoded by the coding sequence TTGTTTTCACTTTTGATACGACAGACAAACAAAGGGGATATTGAAAAAGAGATATATTACATTGAGGATGTACCAATTGAAAAGATTTTGCCAAATCCGTATCAACCAAGGGTTAATTTTGATGAAAGACTTATTGAAGAGTTAGCTGTATCTATAAAAACTTATGGGCTTTTACAGCCAATTATTGTTAGGAAAAAGGGTGAATTTTATTATCTCATTGCAGGCGAGCGAAGACTTAGAGCTTGCAAACATCTTGGGTATAGTAAAATTAAGGCAGTTGTAATTAATGTAACTGACATTGAAAGTGCAATTTTAGCACTCATAGAAAATATACAGCGTCAAGACCTTGACTTTTTCGAAGAAGCTCAAGGATATAAACAGTTATCAGACGAGTTTGGACTCACACAAGTCGAGATAGCAAAAAGGGTTGGTAAAACACAGTCTGCCATTGCTAATAAAATAAGGCTTTTGCAGCTGCCAGCCGATATAAGATGGATGATACGTGAACATGGTCTTTCAGAACGTCATGCACGAGCGCTATTAAAACTTGAATCGCAAGAGGATATGAAATATATCTTATCGCGAATAGTTGAAGGTGGTCTTACCGTATCACAGACAGAAAGGCTTATATCAGATTTTCTGAGTGGTAAAAAGATTGCTAAAACTTCAAGAGTAATAAAAATTTCTATGAACGATTGCAGGGTGGTATATAATACCATAAAAAAGGCCTTGAAAATATTCCAAAAAACTGATATAAATTATGATATAAAAGAAAACAAAACAGACGCATACTACGAAATAATCGTTAGAATAAATAAAAAATCCCCGCAGACCTCCTCATAA
- the mnmG gene encoding tRNA uridine-5-carboxymethylaminomethyl(34) synthesis enzyme MnmG, with amino-acid sequence MEFVAGEYDVAVVGAGHAGIEAALASARLGLKTIIFAINLDSVGNMPCNPSIGGTGKGHLVREIDALGGEMGKAADATAIQVRILNRAKGPAVYSLRAQCDRSRYRLYMKRVLENQENLDVRQAEVCEVLVEDGRVKGVKITTGAVFLAKAVVLATGTFLGGRVIIGETVFDSGPDGMHPARYLTENLKKLGIEMMRFKTGTPARVHRRSLDFSKMQIQPGDEKPLPFSFENEDNFIIEQVPCYLTYTTEETHRIIRENLHRAPLFTGLISGVGPRYCPSIEDKIVRFADKPRHQVFIEPTGIDTDEMYVQGMSTSLPEDVQVKMYRSVIGLENVKIMRPAYAIEYDCINPLQLEPTLQFKKIKGLFSAGQINGTSGYEEAAAQGIIAGINAAMYVKGKEMLILDRSQAYIGVLIDDLVTKGTNEPYRIMTSRAEYRLILRQDNADLRLTEIGYKIGLISQQRYEKFLQKKKMIEDEINRVKNTIIAPSEKVNKLLLQKGSSPISTGVRLSDLLKRPELSYEDLKEIDINRPDLPWYVQDEVEIEIKYEGYIKKQLERIEQFKKLENKKIPEWVDYNKIAGLSTEAKQKLSQIRPASIGQASRISGVSPADISVLLIWLETAKNVKKD; translated from the coding sequence ATGGAATTTGTTGCAGGGGAATATGATGTTGCGGTGGTTGGAGCTGGACATGCAGGTATAGAAGCTGCGCTTGCGTCTGCTCGGCTTGGGCTAAAAACTATAATATTTGCTATAAACTTAGACTCTGTCGGCAACATGCCGTGCAATCCAAGTATAGGAGGAACTGGCAAAGGACACTTGGTTCGCGAGATAGATGCGCTTGGTGGTGAGATGGGGAAAGCTGCAGATGCAACAGCTATTCAGGTAAGGATTCTGAACAGGGCAAAAGGTCCTGCAGTGTATTCACTGCGAGCACAGTGTGATAGAAGCCGCTACAGACTATATATGAAAAGAGTGCTTGAAAATCAAGAAAACCTTGACGTAAGGCAAGCAGAGGTGTGTGAGGTTTTAGTTGAAGATGGTCGTGTAAAGGGTGTGAAAATAACAACAGGTGCAGTTTTTTTAGCAAAAGCTGTTGTGCTTGCTACAGGTACTTTTCTTGGTGGAAGAGTAATTATAGGAGAAACTGTTTTTGATAGTGGTCCTGACGGTATGCATCCAGCAAGGTACTTGACAGAAAACCTCAAAAAACTTGGGATTGAGATGATGAGGTTTAAAACTGGCACACCTGCACGTGTTCACAGAAGGTCTTTGGACTTTTCAAAGATGCAGATTCAGCCAGGAGACGAAAAGCCTTTGCCCTTTTCTTTTGAAAATGAAGATAATTTCATTATTGAACAAGTGCCTTGCTATTTGACATACACAACAGAGGAAACTCATAGAATAATAAGAGAAAACCTTCACAGGGCACCACTTTTTACAGGTCTTATTTCTGGGGTTGGACCAAGATACTGTCCTTCGATTGAAGATAAAATTGTAAGGTTTGCAGACAAACCAAGACATCAGGTGTTTATTGAACCTACAGGTATTGACACAGACGAGATGTATGTACAAGGTATGTCAACATCTTTGCCAGAAGATGTGCAAGTAAAAATGTACAGAAGTGTAATAGGGCTTGAAAATGTCAAGATAATGCGACCAGCATATGCAATAGAGTACGATTGTATAAATCCACTTCAGCTTGAGCCTACACTGCAATTTAAAAAAATTAAAGGACTTTTTTCTGCAGGGCAGATAAATGGGACATCAGGGTACGAAGAGGCTGCTGCTCAGGGAATAATTGCAGGTATTAACGCTGCAATGTATGTCAAAGGCAAAGAAATGCTCATTTTGGACAGGTCACAAGCTTACATTGGAGTGCTGATAGACGACCTTGTGACAAAAGGAACAAATGAACCTTATAGAATAATGACATCAAGAGCAGAGTACAGACTAATTTTGAGGCAGGACAATGCAGACCTTCGTCTTACTGAAATTGGCTACAAGATTGGGCTTATATCACAGCAAAGGTATGAAAAGTTTCTGCAAAAGAAAAAGATGATAGAAGATGAGATTAACAGGGTAAAAAATACTATAATAGCACCAAGCGAAAAGGTAAATAAGCTTTTGCTGCAAAAAGGTTCATCACCGATTTCGACAGGTGTTAGGCTATCTGACCTGTTAAAGAGACCTGAGCTTTCGTATGAGGATTTGAAGGAGATAGACATAAATCGACCTGACCTTCCGTGGTATGTCCAAGATGAGGTTGAAATTGAGATAAAATACGAGGGATATATCAAAAAACAACTTGAGAGAATTGAACAGTTCAAAAAGCTTGAAAACAAAAAGATACCTGAATGGGTTGACTATAACAAAATAGCTGGGCTTTCGACTGAGGCAAAACAAAAACTTTCACAAATAAGGCCTGCTTCAATTGGCCAAGCTTCAAGAATTTCTGGTGTTTCACCGGCAGATATCTCTGTTCTTCTTATCTGGCTTGAGACTGCAAAAAATGTTAAGAAAGATTAA
- the rsmG gene encoding 16S rRNA (guanine(527)-N(7))-methyltransferase RsmG, which translates to MELLDKVLEYYKVKNPLVVKHLLIKYMNLVLEKNKHFNLTAIENEEEFVIKHIADSLSLLKFIEQENSNQNPVAIDIGSGFGAPGLFVKIAMPNMNVFLNDSNKKKCKFMNEAKESLGISGVNVVCERAEVLGRKEEFREKFDFVFARAVDRLNVLCEYALPLLKIGGAFLAQKGFECEDEIDLAKNAIEILGGEIYGIEKFVLPYSDEKRSIIIIKKLRQTPSNFPRNTKQIVKKPL; encoded by the coding sequence ATGGAGCTTTTGGATAAAGTGCTTGAATATTATAAAGTAAAAAACCCGTTAGTTGTAAAACATCTTTTGATTAAGTACATGAACTTGGTACTTGAAAAGAATAAACATTTTAACCTCACAGCTATAGAAAATGAAGAAGAGTTTGTAATAAAACATATTGCTGACTCTCTTTCTCTATTGAAATTTATTGAACAAGAAAATTCAAACCAAAACCCTGTTGCCATCGACATTGGTTCAGGATTTGGTGCACCCGGACTTTTTGTAAAGATTGCTATGCCAAACATGAATGTATTTCTTAATGACTCAAACAAAAAAAAATGTAAATTTATGAATGAAGCAAAAGAAAGTCTGGGGATTTCTGGTGTAAATGTTGTGTGTGAAAGAGCAGAAGTTTTAGGCAGAAAAGAAGAGTTTAGAGAAAAATTTGACTTTGTGTTTGCCCGTGCGGTTGATAGATTAAATGTCCTATGCGAATACGCCCTTCCGCTACTAAAAATTGGCGGTGCTTTTTTAGCTCAAAAAGGCTTTGAATGTGAAGATGAAATTGACTTGGCGAAAAATGCAATTGAAATTCTGGGCGGAGAAATTTATGGTATAGAAAAATTTGTACTTCCATATTCTGATGAGAAAAGAAGTATTATTATAATAAAAAAATTGCGACAGACACCGTCAAATTTCCCCAGAAATACAAAGCAAATTGTAAAAAAACCCCTATAG
- the jag gene encoding RNA-binding cell elongation regulator Jag/EloR, with translation MKWVEKTAKSVDEAVDLALKELGISRDKAEIVVIDEGAKGILGIIGARPAKVKVIAKQTPEEKIEEFLKSVLANMDVKIDRMDMVRDGEFIKVNIFGKNTFKLIGKDGEVLDALQFLTGVVVNRGVKEDETVRILLDCQNFRKRKEERLRRLALSLADKVAKSKKSIKLRPMTPYERRIIHTTLQNHRFVTTYSEGEEPYRKVVITLK, from the coding sequence ATGAAATGGGTAGAGAAAACTGCAAAGAGTGTTGATGAAGCAGTTGACCTTGCTTTAAAGGAGCTGGGGATATCACGCGATAAGGCTGAAATTGTGGTGATTGACGAGGGGGCAAAAGGAATTTTAGGGATAATTGGTGCGCGTCCTGCAAAGGTAAAGGTGATTGCAAAGCAGACACCTGAAGAGAAGATTGAGGAGTTTTTGAAAAGTGTGCTTGCTAACATGGATGTTAAAATTGACAGGATGGATATGGTAAGGGATGGCGAGTTTATAAAAGTAAATATTTTTGGAAAAAATACATTTAAGCTTATTGGCAAAGATGGTGAGGTGCTTGATGCTCTTCAGTTTTTAACAGGTGTAGTTGTAAACAGAGGAGTAAAAGAAGATGAGACTGTCAGGATTCTTCTTGATTGCCAAAACTTCAGAAAGAGAAAAGAAGAGCGACTAAGAAGACTTGCACTGTCGCTTGCAGACAAAGTGGCAAAAAGTAAAAAAAGTATTAAACTAAGACCTATGACTCCATACGAAAGAAGAATAATCCATACCACTTTGCAAAATCACAGGTTTGTCACAACATACTCAGAAGGAGAAGAACCGTACAGAAAAGTTGTAATTACATTAAAATAG
- a CDS encoding alkaline phosphatase translates to MKNVFLRRKNILISAILILCIILSTLAFAQQDINDNENKVKNVILMIPDGMTIAHTTLARWYQGGEPLAMDELACGLVRTYSANNPITDSAPAATAYATGFKTQNRYLSIYPEMVSMPGVGQVEEKDFYKPIITILESAKRLGKSTGLVFTCQFPHATPAAFASHTDNRNDYESIAEQMVYNHVDVVLGGGYKYIDKNQRKDKEDLAGYLKQNGIFVTTNWQDAKNFFGQKIWGLFAQDAMHYDFDRKDAGEPSLAEMTQKAIQILSKNRNGFFLMIEGSQIDWASHANDPVGVVSEVLAFDKAVKVALDFAKSRDDTAIIIVPDHTNGGMTLGIGTTSIDSVLLNHFLKYIRRATRTAAGVEEILGNNKTDENIKKVVSQYYGIDNLTQDEINAIKNAPQGRLNYVLGPIISKRSYIGWTSNEHTGEEVVLYAYHPKDYIPRGVIENTEVCDYMAEILGIDLGSFNENAYISNIDLEEKGYNVSIDTSNPSNIQLVINKGSKKYIIPQNKNLVLEGSNQYKLKYVSVYIPSAKRFFVSSEIESLIK, encoded by the coding sequence ATGAAAAATGTTTTTTTGAGAAGAAAAAATATACTTATTTCAGCAATTTTAATCCTATGTATAATTTTATCAACTCTTGCATTTGCTCAACAAGATATAAATGATAATGAAAATAAAGTCAAAAATGTTATTTTAATGATTCCTGATGGTATGACAATAGCTCACACAACACTTGCTCGCTGGTATCAAGGTGGAGAACCTTTGGCAATGGACGAACTTGCCTGTGGGCTTGTAAGAACATATTCAGCAAACAATCCAATTACAGACTCAGCACCAGCTGCAACAGCTTATGCAACAGGGTTTAAAACCCAAAACAGGTACCTTTCCATATATCCTGAGATGGTTTCAATGCCAGGAGTTGGGCAAGTAGAGGAAAAAGATTTTTATAAGCCAATAATAACTATATTGGAATCAGCTAAAAGGTTAGGAAAATCAACAGGTCTTGTTTTCACATGCCAGTTTCCGCACGCAACACCTGCTGCTTTTGCCTCACATACAGATAACAGAAATGATTATGAATCTATAGCCGAGCAGATGGTTTATAACCATGTTGATGTTGTGCTCGGTGGAGGGTACAAATACATTGACAAAAATCAGAGAAAAGACAAAGAAGATTTGGCAGGCTACTTGAAGCAAAATGGCATTTTTGTTACAACAAACTGGCAGGATGCAAAGAACTTTTTCGGTCAGAAAATCTGGGGACTCTTTGCCCAAGATGCAATGCACTATGATTTTGACAGGAAAGATGCAGGTGAGCCATCCTTAGCAGAGATGACCCAAAAAGCCATTCAGATTCTGTCCAAAAATAGAAATGGTTTTTTCTTGATGATAGAGGGAAGCCAGATTGACTGGGCATCTCATGCAAACGACCCTGTTGGAGTTGTATCAGAGGTTTTGGCATTTGACAAGGCTGTCAAAGTAGCTTTAGACTTTGCTAAGTCAAGAGATGATACAGCTATAATTATTGTACCAGACCATACCAATGGTGGTATGACACTTGGAATAGGAACAACTTCAATTGACAGTGTACTATTGAATCATTTTCTGAAGTACATCAGAAGAGCAACAAGAACAGCAGCAGGAGTAGAAGAAATACTTGGAAACAATAAAACAGATGAAAATATCAAAAAGGTAGTATCACAGTATTATGGCATTGACAATCTTACACAGGATGAGATAAATGCAATCAAAAACGCTCCTCAGGGAAGGTTAAACTATGTATTAGGACCAATTATAAGCAAGCGATCATACATTGGTTGGACTTCAAATGAACACACAGGTGAAGAGGTTGTTTTATATGCATATCACCCAAAAGATTACATTCCAAGAGGTGTTATTGAAAACACAGAGGTCTGTGACTACATGGCAGAAATTCTTGGTATTGACCTTGGAAGCTTTAATGAAAATGCATATATCTCAAACATTGACTTAGAAGAAAAAGGATATAATGTTTCCATTGACACAAGTAACCCGTCAAATATTCAGCTTGTAATAAACAAAGGAAGCAAAAAGTACATCATCCCGCAAAACAAAAATTTGGTTTTAGAAGGTTCTAATCAGTATAAGTTAAAATATGTAAGTGTGTACATTCCAAGTGCGAAAAGGTTCTTTGTGTCAAGTGAGATAGAAAGTTTGATTAAATGA